One Parasphingorhabdus cellanae genomic region harbors:
- a CDS encoding MAPEG family protein, which yields MDPYSYVVIVSALALLAYYFTLLKAGLARGRFKIEVPSHSGPPEYERYVRAHHNTLEHLVLFLPGLWLFAYVVSPVWAAAIGLIWPFMRIGYALGYHKAPEKRLLWLYISMPPIYIFVLGSLIGGVMRVIRG from the coding sequence ATGGATCCTTATAGCTATGTTGTGATTGTCAGCGCGCTGGCGCTTTTGGCCTATTATTTCACTCTTTTGAAGGCTGGACTGGCGCGGGGCAGGTTCAAAATTGAAGTCCCGTCACATAGCGGCCCACCGGAATATGAGCGCTATGTTCGCGCCCATCACAATACGCTGGAGCATCTTGTTCTGTTTCTGCCGGGACTATGGTTGTTCGCTTATGTCGTCAGTCCGGTTTGGGCGGCGGCCATCGGTCTGATCTGGCCTTTTATGCGGATTGGTTATGCTTTGGGCTATCACAAGGCGCCTGAAAAGCGCTTGCTGTGGCTTTATATCAGCATGCCGCCTATTTATATTTTCGTGCTAGGCTCGCTGATAGGCGGCGTGATGCGCGTGATCAGAGGATGA
- a CDS encoding threonine aldolase family protein, with protein sequence MRFFSDNAASVHPKVMTALAAANGQDTAYDGDALSARLSGVFSDLFETDVEAMWVATGTAANSLALAAMCQPHQGVICHQEAHIEQDEAGAPGFYTGGAKLMLAGGEGAKLLPDTIDSMCAAIRDDVHQVQPAAVSITNASEYGLVYTPDEVAAVSEVCKQRSLGLHMDGARFANALATLGCHPADVTWRAGVDALSFGFVKNGGMGAEALVFFDKELARDTHYRRKRAGHLQSKGRYLTAQILAMLEDDLWLDNARAANQGAQIIAGAASDRLLYPVEANEIFIKLSATEAESLRRAGFDFYDWGEGQARLVTSWNQSAEDIRPLAEAIGAL encoded by the coding sequence ATGCGATTTTTCTCCGACAATGCTGCCTCTGTCCATCCCAAGGTGATGACTGCTTTGGCTGCGGCCAACGGGCAGGATACGGCTTATGACGGTGATGCTCTAAGCGCGCGGTTGAGCGGCGTTTTTTCCGATCTTTTTGAAACGGATGTCGAGGCGATGTGGGTCGCAACCGGAACAGCTGCAAATTCGCTGGCTTTGGCAGCGATGTGCCAGCCGCATCAGGGAGTGATTTGCCATCAGGAAGCGCATATCGAACAGGATGAAGCGGGCGCTCCTGGTTTTTATACCGGTGGCGCGAAGCTTATGCTGGCAGGTGGAGAAGGGGCGAAGCTTTTGCCCGACACCATAGATAGCATGTGTGCTGCGATCCGGGATGACGTGCATCAGGTGCAGCCGGCGGCCGTTTCCATCACCAATGCGTCGGAATATGGGCTTGTCTACACACCGGACGAAGTTGCCGCCGTCTCGGAAGTTTGCAAGCAGCGCAGTCTGGGGCTGCACATGGATGGTGCGCGCTTTGCGAACGCGTTGGCGACGCTCGGCTGTCACCCGGCCGATGTCACATGGAGAGCGGGTGTCGATGCGTTGAGCTTTGGCTTCGTCAAAAATGGCGGCATGGGCGCAGAGGCTTTGGTTTTCTTTGACAAGGAACTGGCCCGCGACACCCATTATCGGCGCAAACGTGCAGGCCATTTACAGTCCAAGGGTCGCTATCTTACCGCGCAGATACTGGCGATGCTCGAAGATGACTTGTGGCTCGACAATGCGCGGGCGGCCAATCAGGGCGCGCAAATTATCGCTGGAGCCGCCAGTGACCGGTTGCTCTATCCGGTTGAGGCCAATGAAATCTTCATAAAACTCTCGGCAACGGAAGCGGAAAGCTTGCGCCGGGCAGGATTTGATTTCTATGATTGGGGTGAGGGACAGGCACGGCTGGTAACCAGCTGGAACCAAAGCGCTGAAGATATCCGGCCATTGGCAGAGGCTATCGGCGCCTTATGA
- a CDS encoding helix-turn-helix transcriptional regulator: protein MATNDQDLHIGDVFREIAALSSLSDILELVRMAVTSLGANRTSYHFTPKLKSQTDHTVQLATSGFSKEWLTLYEEAGFRKSDPIPDIIMQHGEPMLWRDALESRRLNENERRFVDQLQAHGLIEGVGIPLFGPKGRDAYSAFTFDPLELTFDDSIIATVAALASAAHIRICYILDQKFERKVHLSERETQVIRLIAHGRSNKAIAAELEIGGSTADTYVRRVFAKLDASDRTGASIRALELGVLRL from the coding sequence ATGGCTACCAACGATCAGGATTTGCATATAGGCGATGTTTTCCGGGAGATTGCGGCATTATCGTCCTTGTCGGATATACTCGAGCTAGTGCGGATGGCGGTTACAAGTCTTGGCGCAAACAGAACCAGCTATCATTTTACCCCCAAGCTGAAATCGCAAACCGATCACACAGTTCAACTGGCAACGTCAGGTTTTTCCAAAGAATGGCTGACGCTTTATGAAGAAGCAGGTTTCCGAAAAAGCGATCCAATCCCGGATATCATAATGCAACATGGCGAGCCCATGTTGTGGCGGGACGCTCTTGAATCGCGTCGGCTGAATGAAAATGAACGGCGTTTTGTGGATCAACTCCAAGCGCATGGTCTGATCGAAGGCGTTGGAATACCACTTTTTGGACCGAAAGGGCGCGATGCCTATTCGGCATTTACATTTGATCCCCTAGAACTCACTTTTGATGACAGCATAATAGCGACAGTTGCTGCTTTAGCGAGCGCTGCCCATATCAGGATATGCTATATTCTGGATCAGAAATTCGAGCGAAAGGTTCACTTGTCGGAACGGGAAACGCAAGTCATCCGGCTGATTGCGCACGGTCGCTCAAACAAGGCGATTGCCGCAGAGCTAGAAATTGGCGGATCAACTGCAGATACATATGTCCGGCGGGTTTTTGCGAAACTTGATGCAAGCGATCGAACAGGAGCATCAATTCGTGCCCTTGAGCTCGGGGTCTTACGACTCTAA
- a CDS encoding DMT family transporter, which produces MNAEQGGEPGLLTPRILFPFLLVSLIWGSTWLVIKDQISDVPPSWSVSYRFIIASAAMFVLVGFKRLPFRLGAKGQFWAILIGIAQFSFNFNFVYNAELYITSGLVAVLFALLMVPNAILGRIFLSQRINGAFLAGSAIAAAGIALLFWHEYKSSPATLADVLLGVALTVGGILSASVANVMQALPKLKSYPILTLLAWAMFWGAAINILLSWITVGPPVIEMRAAYLGGIVYLAIVGSVITFPLYFSLLREIGAGKAAYSSVLVPVVAMILSTLFEDYVWTALPAVGALLAMAGLLVALRARKPKTS; this is translated from the coding sequence ATGAACGCTGAGCAGGGCGGCGAACCGGGTTTGCTGACGCCGCGCATATTATTTCCGTTTCTGTTGGTTTCCCTGATCTGGGGCTCGACTTGGCTTGTCATCAAAGACCAGATCTCCGATGTCCCGCCGAGCTGGTCGGTCAGCTACCGGTTCATAATTGCCTCAGCCGCCATGTTCGTGTTGGTCGGTTTCAAGCGGCTGCCCTTTCGGCTGGGTGCAAAAGGTCAGTTCTGGGCGATCCTGATCGGCATTGCCCAATTCTCCTTCAACTTTAATTTTGTCTATAATGCTGAGCTTTATATCACCTCCGGCCTCGTCGCGGTGCTATTCGCGCTATTGATGGTACCGAACGCGATATTGGGACGCATATTTCTGAGCCAGCGTATCAATGGGGCCTTCCTGGCCGGATCAGCGATTGCTGCAGCGGGAATCGCGTTACTCTTCTGGCATGAATATAAAAGCTCTCCGGCGACACTGGCCGACGTTTTATTGGGCGTGGCTCTGACCGTCGGCGGGATATTGTCTGCCTCTGTCGCCAATGTGATGCAGGCTTTGCCAAAGCTTAAAAGCTACCCGATCCTGACCTTGTTGGCATGGGCGATGTTCTGGGGCGCGGCGATCAACATTCTTTTGTCCTGGATCACGGTCGGGCCACCGGTCATAGAAATGCGTGCGGCCTATCTCGGTGGGATCGTCTATCTCGCGATTGTTGGTTCTGTGATTACTTTCCCGCTTTATTTTTCCCTACTGCGCGAAATAGGTGCTGGCAAAGCGGCCTATTCCAGCGTGCTCGTGCCGGTCGTGGCGATGATATTATCGACCCTGTTTGAGGACTATGTCTGGACCGCATTGCCGGCCGTCGGCGCTCTTTTGGCGATGGCGGGATTGTTGGTGGCGCTCAGAGCGCGCAAGCCGAAGACCAGTTGA